From Myxocyprinus asiaticus isolate MX2 ecotype Aquarium Trade chromosome 47, UBuf_Myxa_2, whole genome shotgun sequence:
ACAGGTGAAGGGTGGTCAGATTTTCCATGCCAGACAAAGTGTTAGAAGGGAATGAGCTCAGCTGGTTGCCAACCAGCTTCAACTCATCCAAAGACTTGGAAAGAGGGCCGGGGGGTTTGGTCAGCTTGTTGTTGCTGAAGAGGAGCTTCTCCAAGTGGCCTAGTTTATCAATGGTACCTGCCTGGATCTTGTCGCTGGTGATGTTGTTGTTATCGAGAACAAGCCAGCGAAGGTCGGTGACATTATCAAACACACCGGCCTTGATCTCCTCAATATAGTTGTTCTGCAGGTAGAGGTATTTGATTCCACTCGGCACAATGGGGACGAACTTCAAGTTGCGCTCATTGCAGAACATGGCAGTGGGAAAGTTGATGGGACATTCACACTCCTGGGCACAAGTGGGTGATAATATTGCCTCTAGTGGTGCGGAGGGGACGTAGTATTCGTCATAGTAATCGTACTGACCCAAACTCTGACATACAAGTCCAGCCAACAGGAAAGAGCACAGGGAAAACATGGCTGTCTAAATAAATCtggaaaagagaagagaagagaagagaagagaagagaagagaagagaagagaagagaagagggagTGGTTTCTATGGTTACATACAGTAAGACACAGgcaataataaatgaaaaaaatgtgtaagaataacATAACTTTGTACAGTCCCCCTTAGACATAAACAAAACCCAGATACATTCTTTTAATGGAAACTGATGACTTCATCCTCATGTGCACAAATAGGCCCAGACAGTCCTTCCTACCATAGCAAATTAGACCCACATTGCTTATGTGCAGATCCAAGTTCATCTCAAGTTACACAAACCTAACTGCATACCTATACCTTCCTTTCTCTTTGTGTGCAATGCAGAAGATATCGAGAATGCAAATTGCAAATGAATAGTTTTAGACTTTGCCATCAACAAAGACTATACTTTTGGGTGATCAATGTTCAGACTTAAGAGGAATACAAATTAGCAGGTGTAATGTGCAGACTAATAGTACAGTATTATGTAATAAAGTACTGTGACATATCATGGCAAGAATAATGCATATTCTAAGTTTCTATTCACACACATCATCAAAATTCATGCAACAAAATTCCATTCCACTATTTAAATCATCAAATGTTATCATTCATAACTCAAATGAATGCTTTTGGGTGAAACATACTTGATTATACTGGTAGATCTCAAACTCTACAAGACGAATATCTACAGTATGATCAAAATTTGTTCTTGTCTCATTCCTATCCAAAATTCATCAAACCATATATTTGATCATCTTAACCAGATACAACAAAAACAAGCATGATCTTTCACTAATCATTACAAAAACcgaaataataatgataataataaaaatccttaccttTATGCTTCTCTCTCTTTGTATGACTTCAGGTAGACTTGTGTGTGTGGCCCGAGGACtctggagagaaagagaaagggagggagagagagaggtggatgagcagagagagagagagagagagagagaatgagagacagACACTCAGCCAGACTTTAGTCGCCCCAGATTGATAGAAAACAGCAGTCAGGCAGTTCTGGAGTGTAACTGTTAGCAGTTCACCGTGACATGTGGATTCTAACAAGGTTCAGGTGTAGCAAAGCATTTTGGGACATGTAGTGCTTTACAGGACATAGCAGAGAGCAAAGACTCACCAGGGAGGGCTTGCAAAATATATATACCTTTATAGTTgccacacatacgcacacactttCCCATCAAATCTGTTCCAAactatgccacaaaacaaacaaacctacaaacacctcaaatgcaaaccaTAGTTCTGTCCGAGTCAATGCCAAAtatttatcataaaaaataattattctcaACAAAATAAGGGTTTATTAAATGATAGAAAGAACTTCCAAAAAAACttggctgctggcaatggcagCTGCCTGCTGTTAAACTACTGGGCATTCAGCTGTAAATAAGAATTGGAAAAATTGACCAAATAAGACTGTAGTGGGCCAAACCAGACTTACATAACTGTGTTGTCTATCTTGCTTCAGTTCTCTCTGTGTCTGTAGAGTGTATCCAATTCTTAACAGCCGGTAGATTGTATATCATCAAACAGTATGCCATGTTTTCATCTTTACCCTCATAAAAGCCAGATGGCTTCTGTCTGGCTGTGGTAATGGAGCTCTAAGCTTTGGGCATGCAGCTCTCATACACAATGGTGGGCCATTACTCATGAGGAGTCTTGGTATGAGGGTGCTGACTGGGGATTGGTTTGGTTTAATAACTCATGATGGCTCTTAGAAATGCAGCACACAGAAAACCAGGTGAGAGGTCAGTTCTGAGAGAGGACCTCTTCTCCACCATCTGGCTGAGCAGTACAATGAACCATTCCATACAGATCCAGTGTCATTGGCATGGTTACggtttcttttttcactgtagtGCTGTAAAATCAGTATTAGAATGCACTGACTGGGCAAGTGACCAATCAAGAGTCGCCACATCACTTCAGGTGTTCCACCAGCACATTTATCTGTCCTGTTTACGGTATGCTAACCGTGTTGAGAAAACCGGGACAGGATGTAATAGAACCATACTGAACCGTGCTAAattggaaatgctactggaaccgttaTTCACCATGCTCAGAACCATTTGGCCCGACTGTGGAAAAGCATCTCATAATGTTAGGGTGTTCCGGGTGGTTGTTAGGTGGCTACTTACTAGCCTAGATCAAATAAGCCAACCCCCAAGTTGTAGGTCTACAGGATTTTTTCCACCTGTTTTATAATTTGCCAGGCAACAATCATATGTGTCattgtttagaaaagtaatatcacAACTCTCCTCAAatagctgcatgatttgaggtactaTTCAGGTCTGTACCACAAACAGTACAGGACAATTTACATGCTGTTAGAATACTTAAGCCTGAAACATACTAAAGTATGTAAACGCAGACGCTTCTAGATATGCCAGCTTGATTTTGAGTGATTTTTCAGATtttcaacattgccacaaggggtgctagaTTGGACATATGGGTGTCTGCTTCTaaggtgagttttctctttaagGTCAACTACTGTAATGGCAGAGCAACAGATTGAAGAGAACAtagctgagcaagtaagttaaagtcaatatacatTATTTACAGCAACTTACCTAAAAAATAACACATCTGGtgtaatggcacagacatttaaagGTAATTCTATCAGCCCCTTGAgttctgaggtttgttaccgccacagtagaGCAAGAATTAGCATGTTCAAACAGACCACATGTTAGCCAAGCACTCAAGGCTGTGTTTGCGTACTTGcctaaagtatgtttctggccttaagtTTAAGCGTGTAAGCAATTAAGCAGTTAATTACCTATTAAAATGTttcagcaagcaccactaattagtgCTATAAAAACTTATTTATATTCTATCTCATGACATAATGTGATTAATGACTGCAAACTTTGTCTTATCTCAGCACAATTCTGTTTCATAGCACACTCTACTAAATTTGCACACATCAGACTTTGCGAGTGCTTCCTCTGCTTTCTGCTTTATAAAGGAATTTTACAGTTAACTACAAGACTAATCAGAAAGTATAGTCACATAGATACAGTACACCAACCTCCTCAACATGACAAAGCATATTTGAGTGATCCGTATACTTGTAAGTAAATTATAACTGAATCTTTGcataacatttataaatatcCTGAGAATTGGTCTTCATGAGAAATGTCATTGTATGGTCTTTTCTTCTGATATAATTTTTTGGCATTTTTGCTACTATATATGACAGGAATAGCAGAGAGATGGCAGTAATGATGGGACGAAGATAGGGGAACAAAATTGGAAAATGACATAAGCCAGATTCAAATTCCTATTACTTGCATTAGCACCATATTGAACAGAACTGCTAGGCCATGGCTTCATTGCCATTGGGTGGTTTTGAATTACTCTTGATCAACTTGACTGCTACCACACCCTTGCCTGTCAACAGCGCTCACCTATgaccttatcactcatttctcaTCTCTCATGTCCCCTGGAGGTCATCACTCCATATCTTTTTCTCCACTCATGCACCAGGTCTTTAGTATAGGCACACGGTAATGGGCTCACGTGGGTGATGGACATGTATGACAATTAATTTATGTAGCAGAGGCAGGTGAGGGCAGACCTATGCAGCTGTATCTGATACACATGTGTGAGAACATTCACAGTTGTCCTCATAAATATGCTACTCCTGGAAGGTGATTGACAACATCAGCTCAAACAGAAGCACATTTTTGTGAGACAGAAGCTATGTTTAGAGTA
This genomic window contains:
- the LOC127437048 gene encoding lumican-like, coding for MFSLCSFLLAGLVCQSLGQYDYYDEYYVPSAPLEAILSPTCAQECECPINFPTAMFCNERNLKFVPIVPSGIKYLYLQNNYIEEIKAGVFDNVTDLRWLVLDNNNITSDKIQAGTIDKLGHLEKLLFSNNKLTKPPGPLSKSLDELKLVGNQLSSFPSNTLSGMENLTTLHLSKNKLTTESITGAFKGLKSLVLLDISENKLKKLPAGVPPSLLMLYADNNDIESIPNGYLAKLPALQYLRISHNKLVDSGIPAGVFNVSSLLEIDLSFNKLKTIPEINEALEHLYLQVNEINKFDLSNICKFSSPINYSRLRTLRLDGNNLTHSSMPDDTSNCLRQASEIIFD